A genomic region of bacterium contains the following coding sequences:
- a CDS encoding ferritin family protein has product MAELKGSKTEKNLQDAFAGESQARNKYSYFASTAKKEGYEQIAALFLETAEQEKTHAKLHFKALSGIGDTLANLKAAAGGEHEEWTEMYPRMAREAREEGFDEIARLFEGIAKIEKEHEERYKALLKNMEEGKVFKKDVKVKWRCRECGFVYEGTNALVKCPVCAHPQAFFEITPTNY; this is encoded by the coding sequence ATGGCGGAACTCAAAGGATCAAAGACGGAGAAAAATTTACAGGATGCGTTTGCTGGCGAATCTCAAGCCCGTAATAAGTACTCCTATTTTGCCTCGACAGCGAAAAAGGAAGGTTACGAGCAGATCGCGGCACTCTTTCTGGAAACTGCTGAGCAGGAAAAGACCCATGCCAAGCTGCATTTTAAGGCGTTGAGTGGCATCGGGGACACGCTTGCTAATCTCAAAGCGGCGGCGGGTGGCGAGCATGAGGAATGGACGGAAATGTATCCCCGGATGGCCAGGGAAGCCCGTGAGGAAGGGTTTGACGAAATCGCGCGGCTTTTTGAGGGAATTGCCAAGATCGAGAAAGAACACGAGGAGCGTTATAAGGCCCTGTTGAAGAACATGGAAGAGGGCAAAGTGTTTAAGAAGGACGTCAAAGTCAAGTGGCGTTGCCGCGAATGTGGATTTGTTTACGAGGGGACCAATGCCTTGGTAAAATGCCCGGTTTGTGCTCATCCCCAGGCCTTTTTTGAAATTACCCCGACGAATTATTAA
- the ruvA gene encoding Holliday junction branch migration protein RuvA, which translates to MITFLEGIIEEKEPTHVVLNVGGVGYEVVISLNSYDRLPAPGESVRLLTHDHIREDEHRLFGFMTADERRVFTLLLGVSGIGPKIALSALSGMTVREIKVAIKDGDVKRLSSISGIGKKTAERMVIELRDKFGAGEILAASVPGHPESDIKLRDAILALISLGYKRAEAQDLVLRVINQPHMTEATVEDIVRKSLAG; encoded by the coding sequence TCGTGCTCAATGTTGGCGGGGTGGGGTATGAGGTGGTGATTTCCCTGAACAGTTATGATCGTCTGCCTGCGCCGGGCGAGTCCGTGCGCTTGCTGACCCATGACCACATCCGTGAAGATGAACATCGGCTATTCGGGTTTATGACAGCCGATGAACGGCGGGTGTTCACCCTGTTACTGGGGGTGTCCGGGATTGGACCCAAGATTGCGCTTTCGGCTCTCAGTGGCATGACCGTGCGGGAAATTAAGGTGGCCATCAAAGATGGAGATGTAAAGCGACTTAGTTCCATTTCCGGAATCGGGAAAAAGACGGCCGAACGCATGGTGATCGAGTTGCGCGACAAATTTGGCGCCGGAGAAATTCTGGCGGCATCAGTCCCGGGTCATCCCGAATCAGATATCAAACTGCGTGATGCGATTCTGGCATTGATTTCCCTCGGCTACAAACGTGCCGAGGCCCAGGATCTCGTCTTGCGTGTCATCAATCAGCCTCACATGACGGAGGCGACGGTTGAGGACATTGTGCGTAAATCTCTTGCTGGATAA